Proteins encoded together in one Candidatus Limnocylindrales bacterium window:
- a CDS encoding caspase family protein, with translation MRIALIVGINYYEHGGALFGCVDDAHAVKAVLERHGDGAVNFDCKILTGTGPTDRVNRNLLKDHVAELFGKQAEIALFYFAGHGHIEATGGYLLASDSRRGDEGLSLSDVLTLANASPARNKIVVLDSCHSGIAGTPPVLCNLAALSEGLTVLTASTADQYATEENGRGVFTTLLVDALHGGAANLTGDITPGSVYAHVDQSLGAWEQRPVFKTNVRQFVSLRRVPPPIELDDLRRIAEFFPGPGSEFQLDPTFEPELKGRDPGMPAPIPENTRQFAILQRYNRLNLVVPVGAPHMWHAAMQSKACKLTVLGEHYRRLVEKQRI, from the coding sequence ATGCGCATCGCACTTATCGTCGGCATAAACTACTACGAACATGGCGGGGCGCTCTTTGGCTGCGTCGATGATGCGCACGCGGTCAAGGCTGTGCTGGAGCGACATGGCGACGGGGCAGTCAATTTCGACTGCAAGATCCTCACCGGCACTGGTCCAACTGATCGGGTCAATCGCAATCTCCTTAAAGACCATGTTGCCGAACTCTTTGGGAAGCAGGCTGAGATTGCGTTGTTCTACTTCGCCGGGCACGGTCACATTGAGGCGACGGGCGGCTACCTTCTGGCGTCGGACTCTCGTCGCGGTGATGAAGGTCTCTCGCTCTCCGATGTGCTGACGCTCGCGAATGCGTCGCCCGCGAGGAACAAGATCGTTGTGCTTGATAGCTGCCACTCCGGGATTGCCGGCACTCCTCCGGTGCTGTGCAACCTCGCCGCGCTGTCTGAAGGGCTCACCGTGCTCACGGCGTCGACGGCTGACCAGTACGCAACCGAGGAGAACGGGAGGGGAGTGTTCACCACGCTCTTGGTGGATGCGCTGCATGGTGGGGCTGCCAACCTGACTGGCGACATTACTCCCGGCAGCGTTTACGCGCACGTGGATCAGTCCCTTGGAGCGTGGGAGCAACGACCGGTTTTCAAGACCAACGTGCGACAGTTCGTCTCTCTGCGAAGGGTCCCCCCGCCGATCGAGCTTGATGACCTGCGGCGGATTGCGGAGTTCTTCCCCGGGCCGGGCTCTGAATTCCAATTGGACCCCACGTTCGAACCCGAGCTAAAAGGACGCGATCCGGGCATGCCCGCACCGATTCCCGAGAACACAAGGCAGTTTGCCATCCTTCAGCGTTACAACAGGCTGAATCTCGTCGTTCCAGTCGGCGCACCCCACATGTGGCATGCAGCGATGCAGAGTAAGGCGTGCAAGCTCACGGTTCTGGGTGAACACTACCGCCGGCTCGTTGAGAAACAACGGATATGA
- a CDS encoding TIR domain-containing protein, translated as MAEKKVLFVAFAIEDERQRDFLKGQSLNTKSPFEYIDMSVKEPYSSEWKDRVCTRIRRSHGVIALVSKNSLTSSGQKWEIACAREEKKRVLGIWAYTDDRTNLEGVRTVVWTWDAIKDFIDSL; from the coding sequence ATGGCCGAGAAGAAAGTGCTCTTCGTCGCGTTTGCGATTGAGGACGAGAGGCAAAGGGACTTCCTGAAAGGGCAGTCTCTCAACACGAAGTCGCCTTTTGAGTACATCGACATGTCGGTAAAGGAGCCTTACAGCTCCGAGTGGAAAGATCGAGTCTGTACCCGAATCCGTCGTTCGCATGGAGTGATCGCACTTGTGAGCAAGAACTCGCTCACGTCCAGCGGGCAGAAGTGGGAGATCGCATGCGCCCGCGAGGAAAAGAAGCGCGTCCTCGGCATCTGGGCCTACACTGACGACAGGACCAACCTGGAAGGCGTCAGGACCGTGGTGTGGACGTGGGACGCCATCAAGGACTTCATCGACAGCCTATAG
- a CDS encoding toll/interleukin-1 receptor domain-containing protein, with protein sequence MDASKYKAKGMTKNFVFISYSREDRAFVDRLSQDLRSGGVTTWQDTKEIAAGENWRLAIEGGLRRASALLYVASARSVNSHWMSKELEAVFGRGARIIPVVLDDEGEQGLPHFLRDFQWVDFRQGYEAALPQLLTALRSLRSDRPAEPRPEQAKGYVFLSYAEEDAPFVDDLKEFLKQHNYGYWDYRESDRDYHADLYLELESVIQQAAATLSFLSPDWKRSRTAVKEYYFSLEVGVPVFLLRVRNPGPTLAVAGMPYIDFSEDHRAGFVRLERELSRKGL encoded by the coding sequence ATGGACGCGAGCAAGTACAAGGCGAAAGGAATGACGAAGAACTTTGTCTTCATCAGCTACTCTCGCGAAGATCGGGCCTTCGTCGACCGCCTTTCCCAAGACCTCCGAAGCGGAGGGGTCACGACCTGGCAGGACACCAAGGAGATCGCCGCCGGAGAGAACTGGCGCTTGGCCATCGAAGGGGGTCTCCGCCGGGCTTCCGCCCTCTTATACGTGGCCAGCGCCCGATCGGTGAACTCGCATTGGATGTCAAAGGAACTGGAGGCCGTCTTCGGCCGGGGTGCTCGCATCATTCCCGTGGTGCTCGATGATGAAGGAGAGCAGGGGCTACCTCACTTCCTCCGTGACTTCCAATGGGTCGACTTCCGACAGGGGTACGAGGCCGCGCTTCCTCAACTCCTCACCGCTCTCCGGTCGCTTCGTTCCGACCGTCCGGCTGAACCACGACCAGAGCAAGCCAAAGGCTACGTGTTTCTTAGCTATGCCGAGGAAGACGCGCCCTTTGTCGACGACCTCAAGGAGTTCTTGAAGCAGCACAACTACGGGTATTGGGACTACCGTGAAAGCGATCGGGACTATCACGCGGATCTGTATCTCGAACTTGAATCCGTCATCCAGCAAGCGGCGGCAACCCTCTCCTTCCTTTCACCGGATTGGAAGCGGTCGCGCACGGCCGTCAAGGAGTACTACTTTTCCCTCGAGGTCGGGGTCCCAGTATTCCTGTTGCGTGTCAGGAACCCCGGCCCCACGCTTGCGGTCGCGGGGATGCCGTACATCGACTTCTCCGAAGATCACCGTGCCGGTTTCGTGCGCCTCGAAAGAGAGTTGTCACGAAAGGGGCTATAG
- a CDS encoding DUF1043 family protein codes for MPIDLSQVQLSQLEILLIVGASLLGLLIGVFVFPFRRTAKRLHLELIDQRAQNEQLRDVEQELSTRHADLTGRHNELTTRHAALSDEHEGLGTRHAALTENHAQLTSRYDEVVRRNGDLYNQLTTQTSRAQELSGQVSDLTERNADLARQLAAMTERSNDLSRQLDAMTQRNAELTSQLAAATNRNADLTRQLDAANTRHAELSGRHTELSQRHADLSTRFDALSHQHEDLTYEHARLQGQHSGYKAGVTAHFVKTAELVGDMTRSYARIYDHLSSGAQEFCDDLSGQLAFGDRPALSAGSETDAATGAPEDEPRYTQPAAAEAEENAAREAADDAEQSRSDEDDRRASDHGEPGPHINGAPA; via the coding sequence ATGCCGATCGATCTGTCGCAGGTCCAACTTTCCCAGCTCGAGATTCTACTCATCGTGGGGGCGTCGCTCCTCGGCCTGCTGATCGGCGTCTTCGTTTTTCCGTTCCGCCGCACCGCCAAGCGTCTGCACCTCGAGCTCATCGACCAGAGAGCGCAGAACGAGCAGCTGCGCGACGTCGAGCAAGAGCTGAGCACGCGCCATGCCGACCTCACTGGCCGCCACAACGAGCTGACCACCCGGCATGCCGCGCTTTCCGACGAACACGAGGGCCTCGGCACCCGCCACGCCGCTCTGACCGAGAATCACGCGCAGCTCACCAGCCGTTACGACGAGGTCGTGCGCCGCAACGGCGACCTCTACAACCAGCTCACCACGCAGACCTCGCGCGCGCAGGAGCTGTCCGGCCAGGTAAGCGACCTGACCGAGCGCAACGCAGATCTGGCGCGCCAGCTCGCGGCCATGACCGAGCGCAGCAACGACCTTTCCCGTCAGCTCGACGCGATGACCCAGCGCAACGCCGAACTGACCAGCCAGCTTGCGGCCGCGACCAACCGCAACGCCGACCTGACCCGCCAGCTCGACGCCGCGAACACCCGCCATGCCGAGCTCTCCGGCCGGCACACCGAGCTGTCCCAGCGTCACGCCGACCTGTCCACGCGCTTTGACGCCCTCTCGCACCAGCACGAGGATCTGACCTACGAGCACGCGCGCCTTCAGGGCCAGCACAGCGGCTACAAGGCCGGTGTCACCGCCCACTTCGTCAAGACGGCGGAGCTGGTTGGCGACATGACGCGCAGCTACGCGCGCATCTACGATCATCTCTCGAGCGGTGCCCAGGAATTCTGCGACGACCTGTCGGGCCAGCTGGCCTTCGGCGATCGTCCGGCGCTGAGCGCAGGATCGGAGACCGACGCCGCAACCGGCGCGCCAGAGGACGAGCCGCGCTATACGCAGCCCGCTGCCGCCGAAGCCGAGGAGAACGCGGCTCGCGAGGCCGCCGACGACGCAGAGCAGTCTCGCTCTGACGAGGACGACCGTCGCGCCTCCGACCACGGCGAGCCCGGCCCGCACATCAACGGCGCGCCGGCGTAA
- a CDS encoding ABC transporter permease encodes MEDAEAKADLQTQDGEAVLHLQGDWSIKGDLPDAAALGDQIRSSDARRVTFESEGLGKWDSSLLIFLLGLERRIAGEDEEQAEDEAADRDREKASAQQPAVEIDKSGLPEGVRSLIALAAAVPEREGARGTAEKLSFLGRLGKLATAAWAGNMEMVEFLGQITLAFGAWTRGRARFRYSDLFQFIQEAGVEALPIVSLISFLVGLILAFVGAVQLEQFGAEIYVANLVGISMVREMGALMTAIVMAGRTGAAYAAQLGSMKVNQEIDALTTMGISPLEFLVLPRVMALATMMPLLALYSNLVGILGGATVSILMLGMSGQTYYNQTTNAVTLPMLFGGVFKASVYGILVALSGCLRGMQSGKSSSAVGEATTRAVVTSIVAIISACGVFAVVFYVLGI; translated from the coding sequence ATGGAAGACGCCGAAGCCAAGGCCGACCTGCAGACGCAGGATGGCGAAGCCGTTCTGCACCTGCAGGGCGACTGGTCGATCAAGGGCGATCTTCCCGATGCCGCCGCTCTCGGCGACCAGATCCGCAGCAGCGACGCTCGCCGCGTCACCTTCGAGTCCGAAGGCCTGGGCAAGTGGGACTCGAGCCTGCTGATCTTCCTTCTCGGTCTGGAGCGCCGCATCGCCGGCGAGGACGAGGAGCAGGCGGAGGACGAGGCGGCCGATCGCGATCGTGAGAAAGCCTCGGCGCAGCAGCCGGCCGTAGAAATCGACAAGTCCGGCCTTCCCGAAGGCGTTCGCAGCCTGATCGCGCTGGCCGCGGCGGTTCCCGAGCGCGAAGGCGCGCGCGGCACGGCCGAGAAGCTGTCGTTCCTCGGACGCCTCGGAAAGCTCGCCACCGCCGCGTGGGCGGGCAACATGGAGATGGTCGAGTTCCTCGGCCAGATCACCCTCGCCTTCGGTGCCTGGACGCGCGGGCGCGCACGCTTCCGCTACAGCGATCTGTTCCAGTTCATCCAGGAAGCGGGCGTCGAGGCGCTGCCCATCGTCAGCCTCATCAGCTTCCTGGTCGGCCTGATCCTGGCGTTCGTCGGCGCCGTGCAGCTCGAGCAGTTCGGCGCCGAGATCTACGTCGCCAACCTGGTCGGCATCTCCATGGTCCGCGAGATGGGCGCGCTGATGACGGCCATCGTCATGGCCGGCCGCACCGGCGCGGCCTACGCCGCCCAGCTCGGCAGCATGAAGGTCAATCAGGAGATCGACGCGCTGACGACGATGGGCATCTCGCCGCTGGAGTTCCTGGTCCTGCCGCGCGTGATGGCGCTGGCCACGATGATGCCGCTGCTGGCCCTGTACTCGAACCTGGTCGGCATCCTCGGCGGGGCCACCGTCTCCATCCTGATGCTGGGGATGTCGGGGCAGACCTACTACAACCAGACCACGAACGCGGTCACGCTGCCGATGCTGTTCGGCGGGGTCTTCAAGGCATCGGTCTACGGGATTCTTGTCGCGCTCTCGGGCTGCCTGCGCGGAATGCAATCCGGCAAGAGCTCCTCGGCGGTGGGCGAGGCGACGACGCGCGCCGTCGTCACCAGCATCGTGGCCATCATCAGCGCGTGCGGAGTCTTTGCGGTGGTGTTCTATGTCCTCGGAATCTGA
- a CDS encoding ATP-binding cassette domain-containing protein: MSSESEAGATARGAGKDARRAQGGGAQPPSEGGGAPAPGNHDGCLLAPAEKVRSGVPADDNAHITVRDLTLAYGDFVVMRDLDFVVWRSDVFIIMGASGGGKSTLLRALLGLLPPARGEIWYGKKNFTDADPEARDQILRRVGVLYQTGGLWSSMTLAENVALPLGEFTDLTPSQQREVAALKLALVGLAGFEDYYPSQISGGMQKRAGLARAMALDPEILFFDEPSAGLDPISSRLLDELILELRESLKTTIVVVSHDLPSIFTIANNGIFLDVDTRTIIASGNPNELVERCRDPKVHRFLTRSGSTDEVGNVEGRHV, from the coding sequence ATGTCCTCGGAATCTGAGGCCGGCGCCACGGCGCGCGGCGCCGGCAAGGACGCGCGGCGCGCGCAGGGTGGCGGCGCGCAGCCGCCCAGCGAGGGCGGTGGCGCGCCAGCTCCCGGCAACCACGACGGCTGTCTGCTGGCTCCCGCCGAGAAGGTCCGAAGCGGCGTCCCCGCCGACGACAACGCCCACATCACCGTGCGCGACCTGACGCTGGCCTACGGCGACTTCGTGGTCATGCGCGATCTCGACTTCGTCGTCTGGCGCAGCGACGTCTTCATCATCATGGGCGCCAGCGGCGGCGGAAAAAGCACGCTTTTGCGCGCCCTGCTCGGCCTGCTGCCGCCGGCCAGGGGAGAGATCTGGTACGGCAAGAAGAACTTCACCGACGCCGACCCCGAAGCGCGCGACCAGATCCTTCGCCGCGTCGGCGTGCTCTACCAGACCGGCGGGCTGTGGAGCTCGATGACGCTGGCCGAGAACGTGGCTTTGCCGCTCGGGGAGTTCACCGATCTGACTCCCTCGCAGCAGCGCGAAGTCGCTGCCCTCAAGCTCGCGCTGGTAGGCTTGGCTGGCTTCGAGGACTATTATCCTTCTCAGATCAGCGGCGGCATGCAGAAGCGGGCCGGTCTTGCACGCGCGATGGCCCTGGATCCGGAGATCCTGTTCTTCGACGAGCCCTCGGCGGGCCTGGATCCGATCAGCTCGCGGCTGCTGGACGAGCTGATCCTGGAGCTGCGCGAAAGCCTGAAGACGACCATCGTCGTGGTCAGCCATGACCTGCCGAGCATCTTCACCATCGCCAACAACGGCATCTTCCTGGACGTGGACACGCGAACCATCATCGCCTCGGGCAATCCCAACGAGCTGGTCGAGCGGTGCCGCGATCCGAAGGTGCACCGCTTCCTGACCCGCAGCGGATCGACCGACGAGGTAGGCAACGTGGAGGGACGGCATGTCTAG
- a CDS encoding MlaD family protein, whose amino-acid sequence MSRRGNPVMIGAFVLGAIVLLLAGITAFGSGKFFRKTYKYVLYFDSDVNGLTVGAPVKLKGVPLGTVTDILLNFGALTQQTGPNATIYIPVVIELDADQAFDLGSSAVPDPQTISWAVEMGLRAQLAMESFVTGVLYVKLDLIPGSPLNMRGDPSVPFIEIPTLPTPLEAVQQKLSELMQQFEGVDLRGLVDGLKESVDGIQRIVNSPSLQAAVDNLDDTVADIRSTLGSVRQTADTLTGNIGPLRQDLSLVARDFGTAARELSATLETARLALNNASSLVDPNSPLIVGINETLGELGEASRAVKRLADLIERQPGSLLRGKAVPEEKP is encoded by the coding sequence ATGTCTAGGCGCGGCAACCCGGTGATGATCGGCGCCTTCGTCCTCGGCGCGATCGTGCTGCTGCTGGCCGGCATCACCGCCTTCGGCTCGGGCAAGTTCTTCCGCAAGACTTACAAGTACGTCCTCTACTTCGACAGCGACGTGAACGGCCTGACCGTGGGCGCGCCGGTCAAGCTCAAGGGCGTTCCCCTCGGCACCGTCACCGACATCCTCCTGAACTTCGGCGCGCTGACGCAGCAGACCGGGCCCAACGCCACCATCTATATCCCCGTCGTGATCGAGCTGGATGCCGACCAGGCATTCGACCTCGGCTCCAGCGCGGTGCCCGATCCGCAGACGATCTCGTGGGCGGTCGAGATGGGCCTTCGTGCGCAGCTGGCGATGGAGAGCTTCGTCACCGGCGTCCTGTACGTGAAGCTCGACCTGATACCGGGTAGCCCGCTCAACATGCGCGGCGATCCCTCCGTGCCGTTCATCGAGATCCCGACGTTGCCGACGCCGCTGGAAGCCGTGCAGCAGAAGCTCTCCGAGCTCATGCAGCAGTTCGAGGGCGTGGACCTGCGAGGACTGGTCGACGGCCTCAAGGAAAGCGTCGACGGCATCCAGCGCATCGTGAACTCGCCGTCCCTGCAGGCCGCGGTCGACAACCTCGACGATACCGTGGCCGACATCCGCTCCACGCTTGGCTCGGTCCGGCAGACGGCCGATACGCTGACGGGCAATATCGGGCCGCTGCGGCAGGACCTGAGCCTGGTCGCGCGCGACTTCGGCACTGCCGCTCGCGAGCTGAGCGCGACGCTGGAAACCGCGCGGCTGGCGCTGAACAACGCAAGCTCGCTCGTCGATCCCAACTCGCCGCTGATCGTGGGCATCAACGAGACTCTGGGCGAGCTCGGCGAGGCGTCGCGTGCGGTCAAGCGGCTGGCCGATCTGATCGAACGCCAGCCGGGCTCGCTGCTGCGCGGCAAGGCGGTGCCGGAGGAGAAGCCGTGA
- a CDS encoding PqiC family protein — protein MKQTAALVMLLNLSVAGCGFSLAPTPDPTAFYVLSPIDHADTPPSQSTLRVGIGPISLPEYTAETKIARRSGEASIDYIPLAQWAEPVEEGFSRALMQNLISRIGSPYVVRYPWYATQDAMLAVPVDVVRFEPTTDGRAVLVARWRIEDALTRRLLVSHESRIEEPVGGHDTAATVAALNRAIDRLAADIARAIADVPRKKR, from the coding sequence GTGAAACAAACCGCGGCGCTCGTGATGTTGCTGAACCTCTCGGTTGCCGGCTGCGGCTTTTCCCTCGCGCCGACTCCGGACCCGACGGCGTTCTATGTGCTGTCGCCGATCGACCACGCCGACACGCCGCCGAGCCAGTCGACGCTGCGAGTGGGGATCGGCCCAATCAGCTTGCCGGAGTACACGGCCGAGACGAAGATCGCCCGCCGCAGCGGCGAGGCGTCCATCGATTACATTCCGCTGGCGCAGTGGGCCGAGCCGGTCGAGGAAGGCTTCTCGCGGGCGCTCATGCAGAACCTCATCTCGCGCATCGGCAGTCCCTATGTCGTGCGCTATCCGTGGTACGCGACGCAGGATGCGATGCTGGCCGTGCCCGTGGATGTGGTGCGCTTCGAACCGACAACCGACGGTCGCGCCGTTCTGGTCGCACGGTGGCGCATCGAGGATGCGCTGACGCGGCGGCTGCTCGTCAGCCACGAGTCTCGCATCGAGGAGCCCGTGGGAGGCCACGACACGGCCGCCACCGTCGCCGCGCTCAACCGCGCCATCGACCGGTTGGCCGCCGACATCGCGCGCGCGATCGCCGACGTTCCTCGAAAGAAACGCTAG
- a CDS encoding phosphoribosyl-AMP cyclohydrolase: MNELEEGTSLNLDFAKLTKIGQRDQHVVPVVLQDADSKEVLFIGYANERALHETLATRRAVLWSTSRNELWRKGETSGDVLELVDVRINCEQNSLLYLVRPRAGGVCHTRDTRGNTRATCYYRSIRGKGAPLSFLDGLR, translated from the coding sequence ATGAACGAGCTCGAAGAAGGAACGTCGCTCAACCTCGATTTCGCCAAGCTGACCAAGATCGGCCAGCGCGATCAGCACGTGGTGCCCGTGGTCCTGCAGGACGCGGACTCCAAGGAAGTGCTGTTCATCGGCTACGCCAACGAGCGCGCGCTGCACGAGACGCTGGCGACGCGGCGTGCGGTGCTGTGGTCGACGTCGCGCAACGAGCTGTGGCGCAAAGGCGAGACTTCCGGGGACGTCCTCGAGCTCGTCGACGTGCGCATCAACTGCGAACAGAACTCACTGTTGTACCTGGTGCGTCCGCGTGCCGGCGGCGTTTGCCACACCAGGGATACGCGTGGCAACACCCGCGCCACCTGCTACTACCGCAGCATTCGCGGCAAGGGTGCTCCGCTATCGTTCCTGGACGGCCTTCGCTGA
- a CDS encoding molybdopterin-dependent oxidoreductase, translating into MRKTHTTFCRICEALCGLEVDVEDGRVVQIRPDERHISTDGFACAKGLKQHKMYDSPDRLLHPMKRVGSDWHRVSWDQALCEIGEKVKAIRADTGPDSIAMYVGTAAGFGVLHPAFAQGFMTGLGSKSMYSSATQDCANKFAVARHVYGFPFTQPFPDLDHLGCLIITGANPVISKWSFLQVSNPIKRLREMEERGAKIYVVDPRRTETAKVAGEHVYIRPGTDVFYFLSFLHELIATGGVDRARVSAFMRGFDEIAALVAPWTPERTAEVTRIAPQKLREMVAAYREADGAAMYCSTGVNMGGNGSLAFWLQEAINAVSGNLDRRGGTLVGMGISDFIAFGKKTGTLLRTDRSRVGGFTMTNDAFPGGILAEEILTPGHGQVRALFVTGGNPLITMANAGRLKEAFEKLELLVTLDIFRTETASLAHYALPCTSPLQRPDLPFIFPLMLGMQSRPYLQATRAVVPPQGEQRDEATIYLDLARACGVSLFGSTAAQKALEMARAVRSLAHPDEQPSLPQEALLSALLRVNGQGSFASLLREEHGRPRPDHEPGTFLGKRVITDDGRIDLAPPLLLQQASKLDDDFARELAAAGRLKLITRRAVTTHNSWTHNLEEFVEADRSTNYLYMHPDDARAAGLCDGALADVSTDTATVRVPVKLHAELMPGTVALPHGWGHQHAVGLSVASRTTGVNVNLLAADGPERIEKVSGMAHLSGFLVDVRPAAGEIGRDWSGIARP; encoded by the coding sequence ATGAGAAAAACCCACACCACCTTCTGCCGGATCTGCGAAGCGCTGTGCGGGCTGGAGGTGGACGTGGAGGACGGGCGCGTCGTCCAGATCCGTCCCGACGAGCGCCACATCTCCACCGACGGCTTCGCCTGCGCCAAGGGGCTGAAGCAACACAAGATGTACGACTCGCCCGACCGCCTGCTGCATCCGATGAAGCGGGTCGGCAGCGACTGGCATCGCGTATCGTGGGATCAGGCGCTGTGCGAAATCGGCGAGAAGGTGAAGGCCATCCGCGCCGATACCGGCCCCGACTCCATCGCCATGTACGTGGGCACCGCCGCCGGGTTCGGCGTTCTCCACCCGGCCTTCGCGCAGGGCTTCATGACGGGGCTGGGCTCCAAGAGCATGTACTCGTCGGCGACCCAGGACTGCGCCAACAAGTTCGCGGTCGCGCGACACGTCTACGGCTTTCCGTTCACGCAGCCGTTTCCCGACCTCGACCACCTCGGCTGCCTCATCATCACCGGCGCCAATCCGGTCATCTCCAAGTGGAGCTTCCTGCAGGTCAGCAACCCCATCAAGCGCCTGCGCGAGATGGAGGAGCGCGGTGCGAAGATCTATGTCGTCGATCCGCGCCGCACCGAGACCGCCAAAGTCGCCGGCGAGCACGTCTACATCCGCCCGGGCACCGACGTCTTCTATTTCCTCTCCTTCCTCCACGAGCTCATCGCCACCGGAGGCGTCGATCGCGCACGCGTCTCGGCGTTCATGCGAGGGTTCGACGAGATCGCGGCGCTGGTGGCGCCGTGGACGCCCGAGCGCACCGCCGAGGTGACGAGGATCGCGCCGCAGAAGCTGCGCGAGATGGTTGCGGCCTACCGCGAAGCCGACGGTGCGGCCATGTACTGCTCCACCGGCGTCAACATGGGCGGCAACGGCTCGCTGGCGTTCTGGCTGCAGGAGGCGATCAACGCCGTCTCCGGCAACCTCGATCGCCGCGGCGGCACGCTGGTCGGAATGGGCATTTCCGACTTCATCGCCTTCGGCAAGAAGACCGGAACGCTGCTGCGCACCGACCGGTCGCGCGTGGGCGGCTTCACGATGACCAACGATGCCTTCCCCGGCGGCATCCTCGCCGAAGAAATCCTTACGCCGGGCCACGGGCAGGTGCGGGCGCTGTTCGTCACGGGCGGCAACCCGCTGATCACCATGGCCAACGCCGGCCGCCTGAAAGAGGCATTCGAGAAGCTCGAGCTGCTGGTTACTCTCGATATCTTCCGCACCGAGACCGCGTCGCTGGCGCATTATGCGCTGCCGTGCACTTCGCCGCTTCAGCGCCCCGACCTCCCGTTCATCTTTCCGTTGATGCTGGGGATGCAGTCGCGGCCCTATCTGCAGGCGACGCGCGCCGTCGTGCCGCCCCAGGGCGAGCAGCGCGACGAGGCGACGATCTATCTCGACCTCGCGCGTGCATGCGGCGTCTCACTGTTCGGATCGACGGCAGCGCAGAAGGCACTGGAGATGGCGCGAGCGGTGCGTTCGCTCGCGCATCCGGATGAGCAGCCCTCGCTGCCGCAGGAGGCGCTGCTGTCGGCGCTGCTTCGCGTGAACGGGCAGGGAAGCTTCGCCTCGCTGCTGCGCGAGGAGCACGGCCGACCTCGCCCCGACCACGAGCCGGGCACATTCCTGGGAAAGCGCGTCATCACCGACGACGGCCGCATCGATCTGGCACCGCCCCTGCTGCTGCAACAGGCGAGCAAGCTCGACGACGACTTTGCCCGCGAGCTGGCCGCCGCCGGCCGCCTCAAGCTCATCACGCGACGCGCGGTCACGACGCACAACTCGTGGACGCACAATCTGGAGGAGTTCGTCGAAGCCGACCGCTCTACCAACTACCTCTACATGCATCCGGACGATGCGCGCGCGGCCGGCCTCTGCGACGGTGCGCTGGCCGACGTCTCCACGGATACCGCGACGGTTCGCGTTCCGGTGAAGCTGCACGCCGAGCTCATGCCGGGCACCGTGGCGCTGCCGCACGGCTGGGGACACCAGCACGCGGTCGGGCTGTCGGTGGCGAGCAGGACCACCGGCGTCAACGTCAATCTGCTGGCGGCCGACGGTCCCGAGCGCATCGAGAAGGTGTCGGGAATGGCGCACCTCTCGGGCTTCCTGGTCGATGTCCGTCCGGCGGCGGGAGAGATCGGGCGCGATTGGTCGGGCATTGCCCGTCCGTAG
- a CDS encoding VOC family protein has product MSETKPVLKTLDHVIIAVRDLGAACAQYERLLGLSASWTAHHPEIGTANTLFRLDNTYLELLAPDGEGPLGEMLQDWIDVRGEGLLGLAFGTEDAHTCHAAFAERGLRPGDVDEGQGQDVDTRAIRQWRRITLPIDRTRGVLLFAIEHLSPVEALPRAATVGDEAASVYALDHAVVQTRDAEAARHLYGDELGLRLALDKTFADWGTRLMFFRVGGVTIEVASMLQPAGDGEGAAAAGAMAGATDADASGPTPDEDRLWGLSYRVGNADAARARIAAAGFDVSEVRPGRRPNTRVFSVRNKTCGIPTLMLEVTPAQ; this is encoded by the coding sequence ATGAGCGAGACGAAGCCGGTCCTGAAAACGCTCGATCACGTCATCATCGCCGTGCGCGATCTCGGCGCCGCGTGTGCGCAGTACGAGAGGCTGCTCGGCCTGTCGGCGTCATGGACGGCGCATCATCCCGAGATCGGAACGGCCAACACGCTCTTTCGTCTCGACAATACGTATCTGGAGCTGCTCGCTCCCGACGGCGAGGGGCCGCTCGGCGAGATGCTGCAGGACTGGATCGACGTTCGCGGCGAAGGCCTGCTCGGCCTGGCCTTCGGCACCGAAGACGCCCACACCTGCCACGCCGCGTTCGCCGAGCGCGGGCTGCGGCCGGGCGACGTCGACGAAGGCCAGGGCCAGGACGTCGACACACGCGCGATCCGGCAGTGGCGGCGCATCACGCTGCCCATCGACCGCACGCGCGGCGTGCTGCTGTTCGCGATCGAGCACCTCTCGCCGGTGGAGGCGCTCCCGCGCGCGGCAACGGTCGGCGACGAAGCCGCAAGCGTCTACGCGCTCGACCATGCCGTCGTGCAGACGCGAGACGCCGAAGCGGCCAGGCACCTGTATGGAGACGAGCTCGGCCTGCGCCTGGCGCTCGACAAGACATTCGCGGATTGGGGTACGCGGCTGATGTTCTTTCGCGTCGGCGGCGTCACCATCGAGGTTGCTTCGATGCTGCAGCCCGCCGGTGACGGCGAGGGCGCGGCCGCCGCAGGCGCGATGGCCGGCGCCACCGACGCCGACGCCTCCGGTCCGACTCCCGATGAGGATCGGCTGTGGGGACTGTCCTATCGCGTCGGCAACGCCGACGCCGCACGCGCCCGTATCGCCGCAGCCGGCTTTGACGTGTCGGAGGTACGGCCGGGCCGGCGCCCGAACACGCGCGTCTTCAGCGTGCGCAACAAGACCTGCGGCATTCCGACGCTGATGCTCGAGGTGACGCCGGCGCAGTAA